A region of Vigna radiata var. radiata cultivar VC1973A chromosome 10, Vradiata_ver6, whole genome shotgun sequence DNA encodes the following proteins:
- the LOC106774444 gene encoding E3 ubiquitin-protein ligase At4g11680, whose protein sequence is MASFPSNSASEHSMASAQNSSSPSFMTRVAMRVSRSRWFTFLRRVFHYQNGPRSDLGSNPFNSSTWMMLELIALLVQITSTTLTLAISKSEKPIWPMRVWIAGYDIGCLLNLLLLCGRYYQLHVTQGGALSLSDLEQQRNNEESSVLRGSHLMDKCRSSLELFFAIWFVMGNVWAFDSRFGSFQQAPKLQVLCMILLAWNAICYSFPFLLFLLLCCCVPLMSTLLGYNMSMGSSAKGASDDQISQIPSWRYKGAHTNLDFANDSQTTQRLINDDPECCICLAKYKDREEVRQLPCSHLFHLKCVDQWLRIISCCPLCKQGLQR, encoded by the exons ATGGCTTCATTTCCTTCAAATTCTGCATCAGAACATAGCATGGCCAGTGCACAAAACAGCTCCTCACCTTCTTTCATGACTAGAGTGGCTATGAGAGTCTCTAGATCAAGATGGTTCACCTTCTTGAGAAGAGTATTCCATTACCAAAATGGACCAAGATCTGATCTTGGCTCCAACCCTTTCAATTCTAGCACTTGGATGATGCTGGAGTTGATTGCTTTACTGGTCCAGATAACAAGCACAACACTCACTTTGGCCATTTCAAAGAGTGAGAAGCCTATTTGGCCTATGAGGGTGTGGATAGCAGGTTATGATATTGGGTGTCTTCTTAATCTGCTGCTACTTTGTGGCCGCTACTATCAACTCCATGTGACTCAAGGAGGTGCTCTTAGCCTTTCTGATTTGGAGCAGCAGAGAAACAATGAAGAATCAAG TGTTCTGAGGGGATCACATTTGATGGACAAATGCAGAAGTTCTCTAGAGCTTTTCTTTGCCATATGGTTTGTGATGGGAAATGTTTGGGCCTTTGACTCACGTTTTGGGTCATTCCAACAAGCACCAAAACTGCAGGTGCTATGCATGATCCTACTAGCTTGGAATGCAATATGCTACTCTTTCCCTTTTCTGCTGTTTTTGCTCTTGTGCTGCTGTGTGCCACTGATGAGCACCCTCCTTGGATACAACATGAGCATGGGCTCCTCTGCAAAAGGGGCATCAGATGATCAAATCTCACAAATCCCAAGTTGGAGATACAAAGGTGCTCACACCAACTTGGACTTTGCCAATGACTCTCAAACCACTCAAAGATTGATCAATGATGACCCA GAATGTTGCATTTGCTTGGCCAAGTACAAAGACAGAGAAGAAGTTAGACAATTACCTTGTTCCCATTTGTTCCACCTAAAATGTGTGGATCAATGGCTAAGAATTATATCATGTTGCCCTCTTTGTAAACAAGGATTACAAAGATAG